A window of Anaerosoma tenue contains these coding sequences:
- a CDS encoding ROK family protein: MRTSYAVGVDVGGTRVAAGLVERKGRIVKEVRTLTPRDAGPFAIVDAIIELIEDVSSGVHPSEIAGIGVGLPAQIDFLKQSVEFCTNLPLNGVDMRSLIMSRVRHSVTIDNDSNCAGIGESRFGAGKKARDFVMITLGTGVGGSLFFNGEPYRGSRGLAAEIGHMVVDLDGPPCPCGGTGHLESFVGRPALAARGREAARAFRAHTLREAAGGDAEQITAEHVIEAALAGDEDARTILLEAGEVLGRALVGVVNLLNPRLVIVGGGVGESCGFLVERAAEMIDAEALAGRRDVRVVQAELGNDAGMLGAAALAFDEHDSREGIQR, encoded by the coding sequence ATGCGAACGTCCTACGCAGTCGGCGTCGATGTCGGCGGCACGAGAGTGGCCGCCGGGCTCGTCGAGCGCAAGGGCAGGATCGTCAAGGAGGTCCGTACGCTCACCCCCAGGGACGCCGGACCGTTCGCGATCGTGGATGCGATCATCGAGCTCATCGAAGACGTGTCATCAGGCGTCCATCCGTCCGAGATCGCCGGGATCGGCGTCGGGCTGCCGGCGCAGATCGATTTCCTCAAGCAGTCTGTGGAGTTCTGCACCAACCTCCCCCTCAATGGCGTGGATATGCGTTCGCTGATCATGTCACGGGTACGCCACTCCGTGACGATCGACAACGACAGCAACTGCGCCGGGATCGGCGAGAGCAGGTTCGGGGCGGGCAAGAAGGCCCGCGACTTCGTGATGATCACGCTCGGCACGGGCGTCGGCGGATCGCTGTTCTTCAACGGAGAACCCTATCGGGGGTCGCGCGGTCTCGCCGCTGAGATCGGCCACATGGTGGTCGACCTCGACGGGCCGCCCTGCCCGTGTGGCGGTACCGGTCATCTCGAGTCGTTCGTGGGGCGCCCCGCCCTTGCGGCGCGCGGAAGAGAAGCCGCGCGGGCGTTCCGTGCCCACACCCTGCGCGAGGCGGCCGGCGGCGATGCGGAGCAGATCACCGCTGAGCATGTGATCGAGGCCGCTCTCGCGGGCGACGAGGACGCGCGGACGATCCTGCTCGAGGCGGGAGAGGTGCTCGGACGGGCGCTCGTGGGAGTCGTCAACCTGCTCAACCCGCGGCTCGTCATCGTGGGTGGCGGCGTGGGTGAGTCGTGCGGCTTCCTGGTAGAACGCGCCGCCGAGATGATCGATGCGGAGGCGTTGGCTGGTCGACGCGACGTGCGGGTGGTCCAGGCCGAACTCGGTAATGACGCGGGAATGCTCGGCGCTGCGGCGCTCGCGTTCGACGAGCACGATTCGCGCGAGGGGATACAGCGATGA
- the rsmI gene encoding 16S rRNA (cytidine(1402)-2'-O)-methyltransferase, with product MSEGAQGRLLVCATPIGNLGDVTLRVLDALRTADVIAAEDTRVTRKMLSRYDIHTPLEAYHEHNRMAKTPELVDRMERGERIALVSDAGMPGISDPGEDLVDGCLEAGVPVEVLPGASAILTALVASGLPAHSFYFGGFLPRKAGERSRALKRLIDLDATLVFYESPGRAAATLASLAEAFPGRAAALARELTKLHEEVARAEIGELAGLFAERQLKGEVVILVGPPRAPAQLAIDEEAVADRLRELESTGLSRRDAVRAAASEFGLPRNDVYRISLG from the coding sequence ATGAGTGAAGGAGCACAGGGACGCCTGCTCGTCTGCGCCACGCCCATCGGCAACCTGGGCGATGTGACGCTCCGCGTCCTTGACGCGCTTCGTACCGCGGATGTGATCGCCGCCGAGGACACGCGGGTGACCCGCAAGATGCTTTCGCGATACGACATCCACACGCCCCTTGAGGCGTACCACGAGCACAACCGCATGGCGAAGACGCCGGAGCTGGTGGACCGCATGGAGCGAGGCGAGCGCATCGCGCTCGTGTCTGACGCGGGCATGCCGGGCATCTCGGATCCTGGCGAAGACCTCGTGGACGGCTGCCTGGAGGCCGGAGTGCCCGTGGAGGTGCTGCCGGGCGCGTCCGCTATCCTCACCGCACTCGTTGCGAGCGGACTGCCCGCGCACTCGTTCTACTTCGGCGGCTTCCTCCCGCGGAAGGCGGGTGAGCGTTCAAGGGCGCTCAAGAGACTGATCGACCTGGATGCCACGCTCGTCTTCTACGAGTCTCCCGGTCGCGCGGCCGCTACGCTTGCTTCTCTGGCGGAGGCGTTCCCCGGGCGTGCGGCGGCGCTCGCCAGGGAGCTGACGAAGCTTCATGAGGAGGTTGCGCGTGCCGAGATCGGCGAACTCGCAGGGCTGTTCGCCGAGCGGCAGCTCAAGGGCGAGGTGGTCATCCTCGTGGGTCCTCCACGCGCTCCCGCGCAGCTGGCGATCGACGAGGAGGCGGTGGCAGATCGGCTGCGCGAGCTCGAATCGACGGGCCTCTCGCGTCGCGATGCCGTGAGGGCGGCCGCCAGCGAGTTCGGCCTGCCCCGCAACGATGTCTATCGCATCTCTCTCGGCTAG
- a CDS encoding sensor histidine kinase, whose translation MTGPAQAHPGITRRVRITVAAVAAVSVALTVVALYAVWLGSTISLRTAELSRQVYAIAQGMATAGDVEPGSAPALTGLRAQLFEVEGRLLDARLVLVDGEGAVVHPLPAEGAAVTYDVGRLTGESDVRGVRTGVEAVSGAGRVIVVAAPVGDGYLLAIQPLREAVPVLRTGALIGAMAALLAIAGAWLAGGVAARRVTAPLVRLRDAAEAIAGGSWGRQVAVEGDAEVRALARSFNAMSARVHAAYSAQKEFVGDVSHELRTPITSIQGYAGALLDGMADTDEKRERFARIIRDEASRLMELTSTLLALADLDSGRVAVAREPIHITGLAEALRARHESSALALGIRFHVDDLAGPAPCGDADRLLQVASALASNALAYTPAGGEVRVSAEAQGGRWTLVVDDSGPGIPESERDRVFDRFTRLDPSRTPATGGFGLGLAICKRLAEAMGGSISAEDSPIGGARLVVDLPLDDVAAGASVGVAGP comes from the coding sequence ATGACCGGGCCGGCGCAGGCGCACCCGGGTATCACCCGACGCGTGCGCATCACCGTAGCCGCGGTGGCCGCCGTCTCCGTGGCGCTCACAGTGGTGGCGCTCTATGCCGTGTGGCTCGGCTCGACGATCTCCCTGCGAACCGCGGAGCTTTCGCGCCAGGTGTACGCGATCGCGCAAGGCATGGCCACCGCGGGCGACGTGGAGCCCGGTTCCGCTCCGGCGCTCACGGGCCTCCGCGCGCAGCTCTTCGAGGTCGAGGGGCGCCTCCTCGACGCCCGCCTCGTACTCGTAGACGGCGAGGGCGCCGTGGTGCATCCGCTCCCCGCCGAGGGTGCCGCCGTCACGTACGACGTGGGCCGTCTCACCGGCGAGTCCGATGTGCGGGGCGTCCGCACGGGGGTGGAAGCCGTGTCGGGCGCGGGGCGTGTGATCGTCGTGGCCGCTCCCGTTGGCGACGGGTATCTCCTGGCGATCCAGCCGCTCCGCGAGGCCGTGCCCGTGCTGCGCACGGGGGCGCTCATAGGGGCCATGGCTGCGCTGCTCGCGATCGCCGGGGCGTGGCTCGCGGGAGGGGTTGCCGCGCGCAGGGTCACCGCGCCCCTGGTGCGCCTCCGCGACGCTGCCGAGGCGATCGCCGGGGGGTCGTGGGGGCGTCAGGTCGCGGTGGAGGGCGATGCCGAGGTGCGGGCGCTTGCGCGGTCGTTCAACGCGATGTCGGCCCGCGTACACGCGGCCTACTCGGCTCAGAAGGAGTTCGTGGGCGACGTCTCCCACGAGTTGCGGACGCCGATCACCTCCATCCAGGGGTACGCAGGCGCGCTGCTCGACGGGATGGCCGACACCGACGAGAAGCGCGAGCGGTTCGCCCGCATCATCCGCGATGAAGCCAGCCGCCTCATGGAGCTCACGAGCACGCTCCTCGCACTTGCCGACCTCGACTCAGGGCGGGTGGCGGTGGCTCGCGAACCGATACACATCACAGGTCTTGCCGAGGCGCTTCGTGCGCGCCACGAGTCCTCCGCGCTCGCGCTCGGGATACGCTTCCATGTGGACGACCTGGCCGGCCCGGCTCCCTGCGGCGATGCGGACCGGCTCCTGCAGGTGGCATCCGCGCTGGCATCCAACGCGCTCGCGTACACGCCCGCCGGAGGCGAGGTCCGTGTGAGCGCGGAGGCGCAGGGCGGCCGGTGGACGCTCGTCGTGGACGACTCGGGACCGGGCATACCCGAGTCCGAGCGCGACCGGGTGTTCGACCGCTTCACACGGTTGGATCCCAGCCGCACGCCGGCCACCGGCGGGTTCGGCCTGGGCCTTGCGATCTGTAAGCGCCTTGCCGAGGCGATGGGAGGCTCGATCAGCGCCGAGGATTCGCCGATCGGCGGCGCGCGGCTTGTCGTCGATCTGCCCCTCGACGATGTGGCCGCAGGCGCGTCAGTTGGCGTGGCCGGTCCTTAA
- a CDS encoding HD-GYP domain-containing protein, which produces MTDTPANEDRLESPEEMASFAGPASRAPFSSAKRLAAARALARALAVAQNNDSLYPPTHPLVEQSTRELAEAASALAEIGFEEITLNVYKATLFIENQVLPEESVTYRKLIEDLLARGISAVTISLGFSQAHAATLASLLNEDSITTIEDARAYLSHAGVTSVSLAETSDLDDELRAAEEAENKARGREVYDQGVELMRDVETQAKLGKVFEVDALQKMVSGLLDTLFKDPAAILGLAAIKSHDDYTLNHSLNVCILSLSLGASIGLDAESLKSLGLSALLYDLGKVRIPEDILNKEGPLSADEWQIVKSHTTEGADLLKRIQLVDQMPMVVAYEHHQRHDLQGYPRADAPQEQHLFSKVVALCDAYDAMTTRRPFRREIRPDKALAVLMQGRNKAYDPSVTKALVAMLGIYPMGAVVTINDGSTAIVFRVNKDDLLRPRVKRVIAADGRWLEDPEIVDLRLIDPETGTYDLSITECIPASDAGIDDVWQYL; this is translated from the coding sequence GTGACCGACACGCCTGCCAACGAGGATAGACTGGAATCACCCGAGGAGATGGCGTCGTTCGCCGGACCGGCGTCAAGGGCGCCGTTCTCGAGCGCCAAGCGTCTGGCTGCCGCACGGGCGCTCGCGCGCGCGTTGGCGGTGGCCCAGAACAACGACTCGCTCTATCCTCCCACCCATCCGCTGGTGGAGCAGTCCACCCGGGAGCTCGCCGAGGCCGCATCGGCCCTTGCTGAGATCGGCTTCGAGGAGATCACGCTCAACGTCTACAAGGCGACCCTCTTCATCGAGAACCAGGTGCTTCCCGAAGAGAGCGTGACGTACCGCAAGCTCATCGAGGACCTGCTCGCCCGCGGGATCTCGGCCGTGACCATCTCTCTCGGCTTCTCACAGGCGCACGCCGCCACGTTGGCGTCGCTCCTCAACGAGGACTCCATCACCACGATCGAGGACGCACGCGCATACCTGAGCCACGCCGGCGTCACCAGCGTTTCCCTGGCCGAGACGAGCGACCTCGACGACGAGCTCCGCGCCGCCGAGGAGGCCGAGAACAAGGCCCGCGGGCGGGAGGTCTACGACCAGGGCGTGGAGCTCATGCGGGACGTCGAGACGCAGGCGAAGCTCGGCAAGGTCTTCGAGGTGGACGCGCTCCAGAAGATGGTGAGCGGGCTGCTCGACACGTTGTTCAAGGACCCCGCCGCGATCCTCGGGCTGGCGGCGATCAAGAGCCACGACGACTACACGCTCAACCACTCGCTGAACGTCTGCATACTGTCGCTGTCGCTCGGCGCCTCGATCGGCCTCGATGCGGAATCGCTCAAGTCGCTCGGGCTTTCAGCGCTCCTCTACGATCTTGGCAAGGTGCGCATCCCCGAGGACATCCTGAACAAGGAAGGCCCTCTGAGCGCGGATGAGTGGCAGATCGTGAAGAGCCACACCACCGAGGGCGCCGATCTGCTGAAGCGCATCCAGCTTGTCGACCAGATGCCGATGGTGGTGGCCTACGAGCACCACCAGCGCCATGATCTGCAGGGATACCCGCGGGCGGACGCGCCACAGGAGCAGCATCTCTTCTCCAAGGTCGTGGCCCTGTGTGACGCATATGACGCGATGACCACGCGGCGGCCCTTCAGACGTGAGATCAGGCCTGACAAGGCGCTGGCGGTGTTGATGCAGGGCCGCAACAAGGCATACGACCCGAGCGTCACGAAAGCCCTCGTGGCCATGCTCGGCATCTATCCGATGGGCGCCGTGGTGACCATCAACGACGGATCGACGGCCATCGTGTTCAGGGTGAACAAGGACGATCTGCTGCGGCCCCGCGTGAAGCGCGTGATCGCGGCCGATGGCCGCTGGCTCGAGGATCCCGAGATCGTGGATCTGCGGCTCATAGACCCCGAGACCGGCACGTACGACCTCTCCATCACCGAGTGCATCCCCGCCAGCGACGCGGGCATAGACGACGTCTGGCAGTACCTGTAG
- a CDS encoding HEAT repeat domain-containing protein → MEHPTGTLPARAEDLLRMLASALGAVRLYPPASPLRNEAIARFITAARDLTAAHGALQYRVDRNRFIIGDTPVGATLPSVVGLAETLHRLQVGQMIVAPDLTDAELIRFLDVISGDSAAVRGSGGIRKALIDAGVENIAVVEVTLRASTEEGILGLDLTAAPLTEIAPEIASASASWADAVAAGDPPADAVADAIERLEPAARDLALTRCAEALRFLDEATRASLLEAALHASPAGETMSGMLDVIAHIPPAALARLLRVVSQMNGDTPEGILGGLDLPPEVAEEVAALLRPSPQSDEERGVPAEAHVEAMASEVAGADEHDVFELDRLVAGTTARDAAARGLDTAIEIARLRPTEESLKALSEAIPAASAAGALREIAEAVGLLDECAQDPGLAVAARAAREPLADPTLARESVRQLSLDRSSGAARTVLAATGATGAEALIDAYVQGDAASRDRIVALVEPLAELVAPTAGRILRNGDPATAIAALAMLRAVGSRRLVPTVALGLEHLDSRVREATVKALSSIQGTESVKMLERCLGHWDPETRRAAARHIGEARVDEAVPALVKVLSSSEMNERNYELKKEVLKSLEVLRSDRAVPALQRLASRRVVFGKKHRELRYLAQRALDAIEGRARSDRRGSTE, encoded by the coding sequence ATGGAGCACCCGACCGGAACGCTTCCCGCGCGAGCCGAGGACCTGCTCCGCATGCTTGCGTCCGCACTCGGGGCCGTGCGCCTGTACCCCCCCGCCAGCCCGCTTCGCAATGAAGCCATCGCGCGCTTCATCACTGCCGCTCGCGACCTCACCGCCGCCCATGGCGCGCTCCAGTACCGGGTGGACCGCAACCGCTTCATCATCGGGGACACGCCGGTGGGAGCGACCCTCCCCTCGGTCGTGGGACTCGCCGAGACGCTCCACCGGCTTCAAGTGGGACAGATGATCGTGGCTCCCGACCTCACGGACGCCGAGCTTATACGCTTCCTCGATGTCATCAGCGGCGACTCCGCGGCCGTGCGTGGGTCGGGCGGCATCCGGAAGGCGCTGATCGACGCGGGTGTGGAGAACATCGCGGTTGTGGAGGTGACGCTGCGCGCCTCGACCGAGGAAGGTATCCTCGGCCTCGACCTCACCGCCGCGCCGCTCACCGAGATCGCTCCCGAGATCGCCTCCGCTTCCGCTTCATGGGCCGACGCCGTAGCGGCCGGTGACCCGCCGGCCGATGCTGTCGCCGACGCGATCGAACGGCTGGAGCCCGCCGCCCGGGACCTCGCGCTGACCCGGTGCGCGGAGGCGCTCCGGTTCCTCGATGAGGCGACACGAGCGTCGCTTCTGGAGGCAGCACTCCACGCGAGCCCGGCCGGAGAGACGATGTCGGGGATGCTCGACGTGATCGCGCACATCCCGCCCGCCGCGCTCGCGCGACTGCTGCGCGTGGTGTCACAGATGAACGGGGACACCCCCGAAGGCATCCTCGGCGGGCTCGATCTTCCCCCCGAGGTCGCGGAAGAGGTCGCAGCGCTCCTCAGGCCCTCGCCACAGTCGGATGAGGAGCGGGGCGTACCGGCCGAGGCCCACGTAGAGGCCATGGCCTCCGAGGTGGCCGGCGCCGACGAGCACGATGTGTTCGAGCTCGACCGGCTGGTGGCGGGCACCACAGCACGCGACGCTGCGGCTCGCGGCCTGGACACCGCCATCGAGATCGCGCGGCTCAGGCCCACCGAGGAGTCGCTCAAGGCGCTCTCCGAGGCGATCCCCGCCGCAAGCGCGGCGGGAGCGCTCCGGGAGATCGCCGAGGCCGTCGGACTCCTGGACGAGTGCGCCCAGGACCCCGGACTCGCGGTCGCGGCCCGCGCGGCGCGGGAACCGCTGGCGGATCCGACGCTCGCCAGGGAGAGCGTCCGCCAGCTGAGCCTGGACCGGTCCTCGGGCGCGGCGCGCACGGTGCTCGCGGCCACCGGCGCCACCGGGGCCGAGGCGCTGATAGACGCGTACGTGCAGGGCGACGCGGCCTCGCGTGACCGGATCGTGGCGCTCGTCGAGCCGCTTGCCGAGTTGGTGGCGCCAACGGCAGGACGCATCCTCCGGAACGGGGATCCCGCCACGGCGATCGCAGCGCTGGCGATGCTCCGCGCGGTCGGCTCACGACGACTCGTGCCCACCGTCGCGCTCGGCCTCGAGCACCTCGACAGCCGTGTGCGGGAGGCCACGGTGAAGGCGCTCTCGTCCATCCAGGGGACCGAGAGCGTCAAGATGCTCGAGCGTTGCCTCGGCCATTGGGACCCCGAGACCCGGCGGGCGGCGGCACGCCACATCGGCGAGGCGCGAGTGGACGAGGCGGTGCCCGCGCTCGTGAAGGTGCTCTCCTCATCGGAGATGAATGAGAGGAACTACGAGCTCAAGAAAGAAGTACTCAAGAGTCTGGAGGTCCTGCGCTCGGATCGCGCCGTCCCCGCACTGCAGCGCCTCGCGTCGCGACGTGTGGTGTTCGGCAAGAAGCACCGTGAACTGCGGTACCTGGCGCAACGAGCCCTCGATGCGATCGAAGGCCGGGCCCGCTCCGACAGAAGGGGGAGTACCGAGTGA
- a CDS encoding DUF362 domain-containing protein, translated as MSAAGTEKASAQVFFAPMRSRMKRSMVARMGGLLGRAGLGGAIAEGDLVAVKLHFGEQGNTGFVHPVFLREVVRRVRDAGGKPFLTDANTLYRGERANAVDHLACAIHNGFSFATVDAPLIIADGLDGRDAIDIPVKGRHFDSVRIGSAAVHADAMVVVTHVKGHEATGFGGALKNVGMGLGSRSAKQRMHADFRPEVTPDACTACGRCVRWCPVDAITIGPDSYAVVDYSVCYGCGECVAACPYGAIATQWKTDATSIQEKIVEHVAGALDGKDGKIVYVSFVTLVTPDCDCFEFSDAPVVPDIGILASTDIVAIEQAAYDLVTEATGLAGSRGEGLAAGDDKFVAITGVDGTHAIRYAEEMGLGTREYELVRVD; from the coding sequence ATGAGCGCCGCGGGTACGGAGAAGGCGTCCGCACAGGTGTTCTTCGCGCCGATGCGTTCGCGCATGAAGCGCAGCATGGTGGCGCGCATGGGCGGGCTCCTCGGCAGGGCAGGACTCGGAGGGGCGATCGCCGAGGGCGATCTGGTGGCGGTCAAGCTGCACTTCGGGGAGCAGGGGAACACAGGATTCGTCCACCCGGTGTTCCTGCGCGAGGTGGTCAGAAGGGTGCGTGACGCCGGAGGCAAGCCGTTCCTGACCGACGCGAACACCCTCTATCGTGGCGAGCGCGCGAATGCCGTGGACCATCTCGCGTGTGCGATACACAACGGCTTCTCGTTCGCGACGGTGGATGCGCCGCTCATCATCGCCGACGGTCTCGACGGGCGCGACGCTATCGATATCCCGGTCAAGGGTCGCCACTTCGACTCGGTGCGCATCGGCTCGGCTGCCGTGCATGCCGACGCGATGGTCGTGGTGACGCACGTGAAGGGCCACGAGGCCACGGGCTTTGGCGGCGCGCTCAAGAACGTGGGTATGGGTCTGGGTTCCCGCTCGGCCAAACAGCGTATGCACGCCGACTTCCGTCCGGAGGTGACGCCGGATGCGTGCACGGCATGCGGGCGTTGCGTCCGGTGGTGCCCGGTGGACGCCATCACGATCGGTCCGGACTCGTACGCCGTGGTCGACTACTCGGTGTGCTACGGCTGTGGCGAGTGCGTCGCGGCGTGTCCGTACGGGGCGATCGCGACGCAGTGGAAGACCGATGCCACGAGCATCCAGGAGAAGATCGTCGAGCATGTGGCCGGCGCTCTGGATGGCAAGGACGGCAAGATCGTCTACGTATCGTTCGTCACGCTCGTCACCCCCGACTGCGACTGCTTCGAGTTCTCGGATGCGCCCGTGGTGCCCGATATAGGCATCCTCGCCTCCACGGACATCGTGGCGATCGAGCAGGCCGCGTACGATCTCGTTACCGAAGCGACCGGGCTCGCCGGCTCGCGTGGCGAAGGTCTTGCCGCGGGTGACGACAAGTTCGTGGCGATCACCGGTGTGGACGGTACCCACGCGATACGATATGCAGAAGAGATGGGGCTCGGTACGCGCGAGTACGAACTGGTGCGCGTCGATTAG
- the metG gene encoding methionine--tRNA ligase, whose amino-acid sequence MSKAPFYVTTPIYYVNAEPHLGTAYTTVAADAIARYRRMTGHDVRFLTGLDEHGQKIAQAAEEHGVSPQEWVDSIAPKFTEAWRMLDISYDDFIRTTEERHKRGVQAFWQKLHDDGYLYQGHYEGWYCVPDETYWTADQLEEPGICPQCGREVKFIREDNWFFKLSEFQQPLLDFYAANPAFVQPETRRNEVVSFVQGGLRDLSISRTTFSWGVPIPFAEGHVTYVWIDALLNYITALGYGSDDPADIERFERYWPADYNFVGKDIIRFHCVIWPAMLMAAGIEPPKSVFAHGFLLTKGEKMSKSKGNAQTPASLVERFGVDAYRYYFLRDVSFGHDGSISMESMVQRYNGDLANDWGNLCSRLFNMTEKYFDGFAPAAPDLSRETDEDATMRAIAGKLPETYEDHMSRLDYSAALESAWELIKYANRYIENSAPWTLAKEGDTERLAAVLYNALEAVRISALFTAPVMPATSAEVWRRLGLGDITAVDDILQAAEWGGLSEGSPVTKGESLFPRIYDEV is encoded by the coding sequence GTGAGCAAGGCGCCATTCTACGTCACTACGCCTATCTACTACGTCAACGCCGAACCACACCTTGGCACCGCGTATACCACGGTCGCCGCCGACGCGATCGCGCGCTACCGGCGGATGACCGGCCACGACGTCCGTTTCCTCACAGGACTCGATGAGCATGGTCAGAAGATCGCACAGGCTGCCGAGGAGCACGGCGTGTCGCCTCAGGAGTGGGTCGACTCGATCGCTCCCAAGTTCACCGAGGCGTGGCGGATGCTCGACATCTCGTACGACGATTTCATCCGCACCACAGAGGAGCGCCACAAGCGTGGCGTGCAGGCCTTCTGGCAGAAGCTGCACGATGACGGCTACCTCTACCAGGGCCACTACGAGGGCTGGTACTGCGTTCCGGACGAGACCTACTGGACCGCCGACCAGCTCGAGGAGCCCGGCATCTGCCCCCAGTGCGGGCGCGAGGTCAAGTTCATCCGTGAGGACAACTGGTTCTTCAAGCTCTCCGAGTTCCAGCAGCCGCTCCTGGACTTCTACGCGGCCAACCCGGCGTTCGTGCAGCCTGAGACGCGCCGCAACGAGGTCGTCTCGTTCGTGCAGGGTGGCCTGCGGGACCTCTCCATCTCCCGCACCACGTTCTCCTGGGGGGTTCCGATCCCCTTCGCCGAAGGGCACGTCACCTACGTCTGGATCGACGCCCTCCTCAACTACATCACGGCGCTTGGCTATGGCAGCGATGACCCCGCCGACATCGAGCGCTTCGAGCGCTACTGGCCGGCCGACTACAACTTCGTAGGCAAGGACATCATCCGCTTCCACTGCGTGATCTGGCCCGCGATGCTCATGGCGGCCGGCATCGAGCCCCCCAAGAGCGTCTTCGCTCACGGGTTCCTGCTCACCAAGGGTGAGAAGATGAGCAAGTCCAAGGGGAACGCACAGACACCCGCCTCGCTCGTGGAGCGGTTCGGCGTGGATGCGTACCGCTACTACTTCCTGCGGGATGTCTCGTTCGGCCATGACGGGTCCATCTCGATGGAAAGCATGGTCCAGCGCTACAACGGTGACCTCGCCAACGACTGGGGCAACCTGTGCTCGCGCCTCTTCAACATGACCGAGAAGTACTTCGACGGCTTCGCGCCCGCCGCGCCCGACCTCTCACGAGAGACCGACGAGGATGCGACGATGCGCGCGATCGCCGGCAAGCTGCCCGAGACGTACGAGGACCACATGTCGCGCCTGGACTACTCGGCAGCGCTCGAGAGCGCCTGGGAGCTGATCAAGTACGCGAACCGCTACATCGAGAACAGCGCTCCCTGGACTCTGGCCAAGGAGGGTGATACCGAGCGGCTGGCCGCGGTGCTGTACAACGCCCTCGAGGCGGTGCGTATCTCCGCGCTGTTCACGGCCCCGGTGATGCCCGCGACGTCCGCGGAGGTGTGGCGTCGCCTCGGCCTCGGGGATATCACAGCAGTGGACGATATCCTTCAGGCA
- a CDS encoding response regulator transcription factor produces MARALVVDDEANIRELVGLYLQSAGLEVEYCTDGAEAISRACGGGCDIVVLDIMLPSMDGIEVCRRIRERSDVPIIMLTAREGDLDKVGALETGADDYVTKPFSPPELVARVRALIRRAGTHAATSAPIRIGTLELDPATRDVSVAGSHVALTAREFDLLHALARQPGVVLTRRQLLEAAWGFAEYVDERGVDVHIRHIREKLGDDAAAPRFVETVRGVGYRAVRDS; encoded by the coding sequence ATGGCACGGGCGCTCGTCGTCGATGATGAAGCCAACATCCGCGAACTCGTGGGTCTCTATCTGCAGAGCGCAGGGCTCGAGGTGGAGTACTGCACGGACGGGGCGGAGGCGATCTCGCGCGCGTGTGGTGGTGGCTGCGACATCGTCGTCCTCGACATCATGTTGCCCTCGATGGACGGGATCGAAGTCTGCCGTCGCATCCGCGAGCGGTCGGACGTGCCGATCATCATGCTCACGGCGCGCGAAGGCGATCTCGACAAGGTGGGCGCGCTGGAGACCGGCGCCGACGATTACGTCACCAAGCCGTTCAGCCCACCGGAGCTCGTTGCGCGTGTCCGGGCGCTGATCCGCCGCGCCGGGACCCACGCCGCCACTTCAGCGCCGATCCGCATCGGCACATTGGAGCTCGACCCCGCCACGCGCGATGTGTCGGTCGCGGGTTCTCATGTGGCGCTCACAGCGCGTGAGTTCGACCTGCTTCATGCGCTCGCCCGCCAGCCCGGCGTGGTGCTTACCCGTCGGCAGTTGCTTGAGGCGGCATGGGGTTTCGCCGAGTATGTCGACGAGCGTGGCGTGGATGTGCACATCCGCCACATCCGGGAGAAGCTCGGCGACGATGCCGCCGCTCCGCGCTTCGTCGAGACCGTCCGGGGTGTGGGATACCGTGCCGTCAGGGACAGCTGA
- a CDS encoding AbrB/MazE/SpoVT family DNA-binding domain-containing protein, translating to MNDTGIVRRVDDLGRIVIPMELRRTLGIHVKDPISISVDGERIILERYRESCVICGSEDDVRTVKERPVCAACIADIKRR from the coding sequence ATGAACGACACCGGGATAGTGCGCCGGGTGGACGACCTCGGCCGCATCGTCATACCGATGGAGCTGCGACGGACGCTGGGTATCCACGTGAAAGACCCGATCTCGATATCCGTGGACGGTGAACGCATCATCCTCGAGCGATACCGCGAATCGTGCGTGATATGCGGGAGCGAGGACGACGTGAGGACCGTGAAGGAGCGTCCCGTGTGCGCGGCCTGCATCGCCGATATCAAGCGACGCTAG
- a CDS encoding ImmA/IrrE family metallo-endopeptidase, translating to MTLRSDAYYRQLVEDELRAAGVSEPPIALETVASHLGIPVRTLSLPPWFNAALIYEDGLPAILLNSSRPIGVRQLGLGHVLAHVLVVINDPEESYPRDRERDHKVADLMAAEFTTPGFIVRDQAQKWFNDYRYLAGLFGVPEARMFEAMRDLGIIKSRGVVWDY from the coding sequence GTGACACTTCGCAGCGATGCATACTACCGTCAGCTCGTTGAAGACGAGCTCCGCGCGGCCGGTGTGAGCGAGCCGCCGATCGCGCTGGAGACGGTCGCCTCTCATCTCGGCATACCCGTCCGTACGTTGTCCCTCCCGCCGTGGTTCAACGCGGCGCTGATCTACGAAGACGGTCTCCCCGCGATACTGCTCAACTCGTCACGGCCCATCGGGGTGCGCCAACTGGGGCTCGGCCACGTGCTTGCCCATGTCCTCGTCGTCATCAACGATCCCGAGGAGTCGTATCCTCGCGACCGGGAGCGCGACCACAAGGTGGCCGATCTCATGGCGGCCGAGTTCACGACCCCGGGCTTCATAGTCCGCGACCAGGCCCAGAAGTGGTTCAACGACTACCGCTATCTGGCCGGGCTGTTCGGTGTGCCGGAAGCGCGCATGTTCGAGGCGATGCGCGACCTGGGGATCATCAAGAGCCGCGGCGTGGTCTGGGACTACTGA